The [Pseudomonas] carboxydohydrogena genome includes a window with the following:
- a CDS encoding ABC transporter substrate-binding protein has protein sequence MGIVATLRHVRKTCGLVLAAGGFLAVLSGIGSSAQAADEKELVFAGFGGSLQKSLQATVIPAFEKKYGVKVVYVTGTSNQILAKVKAQKNSPQIDVIWANDTTHYQGKMEKLYAKLDPAKVPNLSQVYDFAKDRDGIGIVMGIQALGIEYNTQVFKEKGWAPPTSWMDFWDPKYKGHVVFYNMPIGYANLLFAKIADMNGGSVTNLEPAWNKMKELKPNVLAFIDPPAQVDALFGTGSAWIGYNGSARVHDFAGTGAPVAMVLPKEGGILYPQQFDIVAGAPHPDLAQKFIDFTISAEAQKMIAENLLLGPVNKTVKLDDKAAAKVPYGEKEVNSLLNLDIGPVNQNLQALTARWTAMVGGH, from the coding sequence ATGGGAATCGTCGCAACATTACGTCACGTTCGGAAGACCTGTGGACTCGTTCTTGCCGCCGGTGGGTTCCTCGCCGTGCTGTCCGGGATCGGAAGCTCCGCGCAAGCTGCGGATGAGAAAGAACTGGTCTTCGCCGGCTTCGGCGGCTCGCTTCAGAAATCGCTTCAGGCCACGGTAATTCCGGCCTTCGAGAAGAAGTACGGCGTTAAGGTGGTCTATGTCACCGGCACGTCGAACCAGATCCTTGCCAAGGTAAAGGCGCAGAAGAACAGCCCGCAGATCGATGTGATCTGGGCCAACGACACCACGCACTATCAAGGCAAGATGGAGAAGCTCTACGCCAAGCTCGATCCGGCGAAGGTGCCGAATCTGTCGCAGGTTTACGACTTCGCGAAGGATCGCGACGGCATCGGTATCGTGATGGGCATTCAGGCGCTCGGCATCGAGTACAACACCCAGGTCTTCAAGGAGAAGGGCTGGGCGCCGCCGACCTCGTGGATGGATTTCTGGGACCCGAAATATAAGGGCCACGTCGTTTTCTATAATATGCCGATCGGCTACGCGAACCTGCTGTTCGCCAAGATCGCCGACATGAACGGCGGCTCGGTCACCAATCTCGAGCCGGCCTGGAACAAGATGAAGGAGCTGAAGCCGAACGTGCTGGCCTTCATCGATCCGCCCGCGCAGGTCGATGCGTTGTTCGGAACGGGCAGCGCATGGATCGGCTACAACGGCAGCGCGCGCGTGCATGATTTCGCCGGAACCGGCGCGCCGGTGGCGATGGTGCTGCCGAAGGAAGGCGGCATCCTGTATCCGCAGCAGTTTGATATCGTCGCGGGAGCGCCGCATCCGGATCTTGCGCAGAAGTTCATCGACTTCACCATCAGCGCCGAAGCGCAAAAGATGATCGCGGAGAACCTTCTGCTTGGTCCGGTGAACAAGACCGTCAAGCTCGACGACAAGGCGGCCGCCAAGGTGCCTTACGGCGAGAAGGAAGTGAACTCGCTGCTCAACCTCGATATCGGTCCGGTCAACCAGAACCTGCAAGCCCTGACGGCGCGCTGGACCGCGATGGTGGGAGGCCACTAA
- a CDS encoding enoyl-CoA hydratase/isomerase family protein, whose product MDQRKEFVSFSPLADGVRVLTLDRSAKANALNAEIVDELLACVTQAEEEGCRTLIISANGKAFCGGFDFGGYEDMTPGDLLMRFVRIEELLQRLRRSSFVSIALVHGAAMGAGADIVASCTYRIGTEASKFRFPGFRFGVALGTRHLAQLVGMQRARDILLTNATLDAAAAFDIGLLTHLTTLEGLRQKADELTGQIGSLGIRARNRISHLTLPQSDDGDMAELVRSVSSPGLHERIAQYRAGH is encoded by the coding sequence ATGGACCAGCGCAAAGAATTCGTAAGTTTCTCGCCGCTCGCCGACGGCGTTCGGGTTCTGACGCTGGATCGTTCCGCCAAGGCGAACGCCTTGAACGCCGAAATCGTCGATGAGCTTCTCGCCTGCGTTACGCAAGCCGAGGAGGAGGGTTGCCGTACGCTGATCATATCCGCAAACGGCAAGGCGTTTTGTGGCGGCTTTGATTTCGGTGGCTACGAGGACATGACGCCGGGCGATTTGCTGATGCGCTTTGTCCGCATCGAGGAATTGTTGCAGCGCCTGCGGCGTTCGTCCTTCGTCAGCATTGCGCTGGTGCATGGTGCGGCGATGGGGGCGGGTGCGGATATCGTGGCGTCGTGCACCTACCGGATCGGAACGGAAGCCTCCAAATTCCGCTTTCCGGGATTTCGTTTCGGCGTGGCGCTCGGCACGCGGCATCTGGCGCAACTGGTCGGCATGCAGCGCGCGCGCGATATTTTGCTGACCAACGCAACGCTCGATGCGGCGGCGGCCTTCGACATCGGCCTGTTGACGCACCTCACGACGCTTGAGGGCCTGCGTCAGAAGGCTGATGAACTGACCGGACAGATCGGATCGCTGGGGATCAGGGCGCGCAACCGGATTTCGCATCTGACATTGCCGCAGAGCGATGATGGCGATATGGCCGAACTGGTGCGGTCGGTTAGTTCTCCCGGGCTTCATGAGAGGATCGCGCAATATCGCGCCGGACATTGA
- a CDS encoding IclR family transcriptional regulator, translating into MSLDVVELLASSHVPLSLGDIAAKLELSKAAVHGVLSNLEARRYVERMPDRQGYRLGHRLWELGLVASESIELPKVAHRYLERLVELSSESSQLSEYCAPGEVVYLDRVDSPNPVRANIHVGRRAPAYCVATGRALLAFQPKSEIDRVCDGPLQSFTKKTIVKPAKLRRELDLVRRRGYSINHGEYRGEIVGIAAPIRDHQGNVIAALSISGPEYRFTVKHAIALAPAVIKAAEAVSREFGQHFLQKRRAG; encoded by the coding sequence ATGTCGCTCGACGTGGTTGAGTTGCTGGCGTCGTCGCATGTGCCGCTATCGCTCGGCGATATCGCCGCGAAGCTCGAATTGAGCAAGGCTGCGGTGCATGGCGTGCTGTCGAACCTCGAGGCGCGGCGCTATGTGGAACGGATGCCGGATCGTCAGGGCTATCGGCTCGGGCACCGGTTATGGGAACTGGGTCTGGTGGCATCCGAGTCGATCGAATTGCCGAAGGTCGCCCATCGCTATCTCGAACGCCTGGTCGAGTTGAGTTCCGAAAGCTCGCAGCTTTCCGAATATTGCGCGCCGGGCGAAGTGGTTTATCTCGACCGCGTCGACAGTCCGAATCCGGTTCGCGCCAACATCCATGTCGGCCGCCGTGCGCCGGCTTATTGTGTGGCGACAGGCCGCGCGCTTCTCGCGTTTCAGCCCAAGAGCGAAATCGACAGGGTGTGCGACGGGCCTCTGCAAAGTTTCACCAAGAAGACCATCGTCAAGCCCGCGAAACTCCGCCGCGAACTCGATCTCGTGCGCCGGCGTGGCTATTCCATCAATCATGGCGAGTATCGCGGTGAAATCGTCGGCATCGCCGCGCCCATTCGCGATCATCAGGGCAATGTGATCGCGGCTCTCAGTATCTCTGGACCAGAATATCGTTTCACCGTGAAACATGCGATCGCGCTTGCACCTGCGGTCATCAAGGCTGCCGAGGCTGTGTCGCGTGAGTTTGGTCAGCATTTTCTCCAAAAACGCCGTGCAGGATAA
- a CDS encoding CoA transferase subunit A: MKQTTLEQAAKLVRNDQIVTIGGTLSQRIPAAMVRELARQGVKGLHLVKASPGYDADVLAAGGCLASVRAGMVTLEQPFGMAPNFRKAAERGELDVIENACPAVMASLQAAAYGLPFQAVAGFAGSDVPSIAPFATVKDPFTGNDTLVVPAIRPDWAILHVHEADVRGNARIYGTPVWDRLMSRAAKRVILTAEKIVDTSHFVAQPEMTVVPEIFVEAVVHAPSGAWPTAVFDCYDIDEPAMRHYLELSRTPDGFRKYLEETASQDRRALGVAA; this comes from the coding sequence ATGAAACAAACCACGCTTGAGCAGGCAGCGAAGCTCGTTCGTAACGATCAGATCGTCACCATTGGTGGCACGCTGTCGCAACGGATCCCTGCCGCCATGGTCCGCGAACTCGCACGGCAGGGCGTCAAGGGACTGCATCTCGTCAAGGCGTCGCCGGGCTATGACGCCGACGTTCTTGCGGCGGGCGGATGTCTCGCCAGCGTTCGTGCGGGCATGGTGACGCTGGAACAGCCGTTCGGCATGGCGCCGAATTTTCGCAAGGCGGCCGAGCGCGGCGAACTGGACGTGATCGAGAACGCCTGCCCGGCGGTGATGGCGAGCTTGCAGGCTGCTGCGTATGGCTTGCCGTTTCAGGCCGTCGCGGGCTTTGCGGGAAGCGACGTGCCGAGCATCGCACCGTTCGCGACCGTGAAGGACCCCTTCACGGGGAACGATACGCTGGTGGTGCCTGCAATCCGGCCTGACTGGGCCATTCTGCATGTCCATGAGGCGGATGTGCGCGGCAATGCGCGAATCTATGGCACGCCGGTCTGGGACCGCCTGATGAGCCGCGCAGCCAAGCGCGTGATCCTCACCGCCGAGAAGATCGTCGATACCTCGCACTTCGTGGCGCAGCCGGAGATGACGGTCGTTCCCGAGATCTTCGTCGAAGCCGTTGTGCATGCGCCGAGCGGCGCATGGCCGACCGCCGTGTTCGATTGTTACGACATCGACGAGCCGGCGATGCGCCACTATCTGGAGCTCAGCCGGACGCCGGATGGCTTCCGCAAATATCTTGAAGAAACGGCCTCGCAGGATCGCCGCGCTCTGGGAGTGGCGGCATGA
- a CDS encoding IclR family transcriptional regulator has protein sequence MDTTFLKGLRMLQALSLSDRPRGVTDLARELGLTKSNSHRLLKTLVHAGYAQNNSETAKYSATLKVWELGSHVLSKVDVKSAASAYLQPLADKTGESVHLSLLVENSVVYIDKIDSAQPVRAYSQIGKGAPAYCVATGKALLAFQGEDAIARVSEKLEVHTPRTITDSDEFKREMARVRQLGYAINRGEWREGVCGVGAPIRDSSRQVIAAVGISGPESRMKPTFMREQALIVIQTADLISKALGYPGDAVAYRKTA, from the coding sequence ATGGATACGACATTTTTGAAAGGCCTGAGGATGCTTCAGGCATTGTCGTTGTCGGACAGGCCGCGTGGCGTGACCGATCTCGCGCGTGAACTCGGCCTGACCAAAAGCAATTCGCATCGGCTTCTGAAAACGCTGGTGCACGCCGGTTACGCGCAGAACAATTCCGAGACGGCGAAATACAGCGCCACGCTGAAGGTGTGGGAGCTTGGCTCTCACGTCCTCTCGAAAGTCGATGTCAAAAGTGCTGCGAGTGCTTATTTGCAGCCGCTGGCGGACAAGACCGGAGAGTCGGTTCATCTTTCGCTGCTGGTCGAAAATTCCGTCGTTTATATCGACAAGATCGACAGCGCCCAGCCTGTGCGTGCCTACAGCCAGATTGGAAAGGGTGCGCCTGCTTACTGTGTCGCGACCGGAAAGGCGCTGCTCGCATTTCAAGGCGAGGACGCGATCGCGCGTGTCAGTGAAAAGCTGGAGGTCCACACGCCGCGAACGATTACCGATTCCGATGAATTCAAGCGCGAAATGGCGCGGGTGCGTCAGCTCGGTTATGCGATCAATCGCGGCGAATGGCGTGAAGGCGTCTGCGGTGTCGGCGCGCCGATCCGCGATTCGTCGCGGCAGGTAATTGCGGCCGTCGGCATCTCGGGGCCTGAAAGCCGGATGAAACCCACGTTCATGCGCGAACAGGCGCTAATCGTCATTCAGACCGCAGACTTGATCTCAAAGGCGCTCGGTTATCCCGGCGATGCGGTCGCCTATCGCAAGACCGCTTAA
- a CDS encoding ABC transporter permease, with amino-acid sequence MSTLVEKGGLPSATRASMRLHAGLLLVPAILFYAVLFVWPLIISTWGSFTPTGKLSFQTYTQFFSDGFYRSVLWRSLRISAITTLMTLIIGYPIAVYLSQGWRKGRSLVVFLVIAPMFVSAVVRSYGWIIILGPNGLLSSFTKAIGLPIGHLLYSEAGVIIALTHVFLPFMVIALVGSLQQIDPSLSRAAQILGANGFSVFVRVILPLTLPGISAGSVIVFCLAASGFVTPALVGGAAVPVMPYLVYKEGLLVLNWPFASAVALILLAATALATAIYTFAIRDAASKRSVVR; translated from the coding sequence ATGAGCACGCTCGTCGAGAAAGGTGGGCTGCCGTCGGCGACGCGCGCATCGATGAGGCTGCATGCCGGCCTTCTGCTGGTGCCTGCGATTTTGTTCTACGCGGTATTGTTTGTCTGGCCCCTCATCATCTCGACATGGGGAAGTTTCACGCCCACGGGCAAGCTCTCTTTTCAGACCTATACGCAGTTCTTTTCGGATGGATTCTATCGCTCGGTGCTGTGGCGCTCGCTCCGCATCAGCGCGATCACGACCCTGATGACGCTGATCATCGGCTATCCGATCGCGGTGTATCTGTCGCAAGGCTGGCGCAAGGGCCGTTCGCTGGTGGTATTTCTCGTCATCGCGCCGATGTTCGTGAGCGCGGTGGTGCGTTCCTATGGCTGGATTATCATCCTGGGGCCGAACGGACTCCTGAGTTCCTTTACAAAGGCCATTGGCCTGCCGATAGGGCATCTTCTGTATAGCGAAGCTGGCGTCATCATTGCGCTGACGCATGTATTCCTGCCTTTCATGGTAATCGCTCTTGTCGGCTCGTTGCAGCAAATCGACCCCTCGCTGTCGCGCGCCGCGCAGATTCTCGGCGCCAACGGATTTAGCGTGTTCGTGCGGGTGATCCTTCCGTTGACATTGCCGGGCATCTCCGCGGGTTCGGTCATTGTGTTTTGTCTCGCGGCGAGTGGTTTCGTGACGCCCGCGCTTGTCGGTGGTGCCGCGGTGCCTGTGATGCCGTATCTCGTCTACAAGGAAGGCTTGCTGGTGCTGAACTGGCCGTTCGCATCGGCGGTCGCGCTGATCCTGCTGGCGGCGACGGCGCTTGCCACGGCGATCTACACCTTCGCGATTCGTGACGCAGCCAGCAAAAGGAGCGTCGTGCGATGA
- a CDS encoding class I adenylate-forming enzyme family protein, with translation MLIHQLLQDARDSKPAIIFEGKTLSYAELDDLANQFAHLFGELRLEVGDRVSLLIGNEPLVVAAYFGLFKTGLIANPINNRLTAHEVTFVLDHSQASALITTPEYLALAQEAIAGLTHKPRLILLGADASVPLAVNVFSELDLYRQKRVPRFVDGITEQLPILLIYTSGTTGRPKGVLLSHANVWADGLALSQGFRMGPDHVALCFMPLFHCNALIVSHISAFIGHGTIVLCRKFSAREHWRLVADHNVSSFSAPPTVLAILLEREAEARDARIKLDFVKTGSAPLTVELATRFENRFGKDILIEGWGLTECTATSTLNPLVAGGRRKIGSVGQALAGQEIAVVDAQGNFLPPESAGELVIRSPTMMIGYFRDEEATRKTIVDGWLHTGDLGRMDREGYVFLVGRKKEIIIRGGENVSPLEIEEVLCRHPSVRDVAVGGLPDRIWGEVVVACVVPNGSASEQELVAYCRENLADFKVPVRIAIVDELPRNATGKILRRNLAQFFQPEAKEMAS, from the coding sequence ATGCTGATCCATCAACTTCTGCAAGACGCCAGGGATTCAAAGCCAGCGATCATTTTCGAGGGCAAGACGCTTTCCTATGCGGAACTGGACGATCTCGCGAACCAGTTCGCTCATCTGTTCGGTGAGTTGCGGCTCGAAGTGGGCGATCGTGTCAGCCTGCTGATCGGCAACGAACCGTTGGTGGTCGCGGCCTATTTCGGCCTGTTCAAGACGGGCCTGATTGCAAACCCGATCAATAATCGGTTGACCGCGCATGAAGTGACATTCGTTCTGGATCACTCGCAGGCGAGTGCGCTGATCACCACGCCGGAATATCTAGCGTTGGCGCAGGAAGCCATCGCAGGGCTAACGCATAAGCCCCGTCTCATTCTGCTCGGGGCGGATGCGAGCGTTCCTCTGGCGGTGAATGTCTTTTCCGAGCTTGATCTGTACCGGCAAAAGCGCGTGCCGCGTTTTGTCGATGGAATCACGGAGCAGCTTCCGATCCTGCTGATCTATACGTCGGGAACCACAGGACGGCCGAAAGGCGTTCTGCTGAGCCATGCGAATGTCTGGGCCGACGGCCTTGCCCTATCGCAAGGTTTTCGCATGGGGCCGGATCATGTCGCCTTGTGCTTCATGCCACTGTTCCATTGCAATGCGCTGATCGTGAGTCATATCAGCGCATTCATCGGTCACGGCACCATCGTGCTGTGCCGGAAGTTCAGCGCTCGCGAGCACTGGCGTCTTGTGGCCGATCATAATGTCTCGAGTTTCAGCGCGCCGCCCACTGTGCTCGCCATTCTTCTGGAGCGTGAGGCGGAAGCGCGGGATGCCCGCATCAAGCTCGACTTCGTCAAAACCGGCTCTGCGCCGCTGACGGTCGAACTTGCGACGCGATTCGAGAACAGGTTCGGCAAGGATATCTTGATCGAAGGCTGGGGCCTGACGGAATGCACGGCGACGAGCACGCTCAATCCGCTTGTTGCCGGCGGCCGACGCAAGATCGGCTCGGTCGGGCAGGCTTTGGCGGGGCAGGAGATCGCAGTCGTTGACGCGCAGGGCAATTTCCTGCCGCCGGAGAGCGCGGGCGAACTGGTGATCCGTTCACCGACGATGATGATCGGCTATTTCCGCGACGAGGAAGCGACGCGGAAGACCATTGTCGATGGCTGGCTACATACCGGCGATCTCGGCCGGATGGATCGGGAAGGCTATGTTTTCCTGGTTGGCCGCAAGAAGGAAATCATCATCCGTGGCGGTGAAAACGTCTCGCCGCTCGAGATCGAGGAAGTGCTCTGCCGCCATCCGTCGGTGCGCGACGTCGCGGTCGGGGGGCTCCCCGACAGGATCTGGGGCGAAGTCGTCGTCGCCTGCGTGGTTCCGAACGGATCGGCATCCGAGCAGGAACTGGTCGCCTATTGCCGCGAAAATCTCGCGGACTTCAAGGTCCCGGTCAGGATCGCGATCGTCGATGAATTGCCGCGCAACGCCACCGGAAAAATTCTCCGGCGTAATCTTGCGCAGTTCTTTCAGCCTGAAGCGAAGGAGATGGCATCATGA
- a CDS encoding CaiB/BaiF CoA transferase family protein, with amino-acid sequence MKGPLSGIKVLEFAQIAAGPFAGSLFADLGADVVKVERPDGGDGMRTWPPAIQGADGPVESGNFASVNRNKRSITVDVKNPEEMKRFFALVAEADLFIENYRPGVPKRLGLGYEDLRKHNPRLVYCSISGYGQTGPYSEKGAFDVTVQAISGVMSVTGEESGPPVKCGVPVGDFGAGLYGAFTSLAAIMNARKTGQGAYIDCSMLGSLLGMAALQTSEFFGTNKPPKRLGSEHPRNAPYQGFDAKDRPFTVAAGNDKLWRDFCAVVGLPDLPDDPRFTTQFDRARNQKELAEIVKPIFLTKNAAEWISALDAKGIPCAIVLDYREILSNEQIMHMGLVRDMKLSNGATTKTVGFPINVSGFTFDIERPPPQLGAHNDEVFAEWTSAKNS; translated from the coding sequence ATGAAAGGCCCTCTGAGCGGCATCAAGGTTCTGGAGTTTGCGCAGATCGCGGCAGGTCCCTTTGCGGGAAGTTTGTTTGCCGATCTCGGCGCGGATGTCGTCAAGGTAGAACGGCCTGACGGCGGCGATGGGATGCGCACCTGGCCGCCGGCCATTCAGGGTGCGGATGGTCCGGTGGAGAGCGGCAATTTCGCCTCGGTCAATCGCAACAAGCGCAGTATCACCGTCGATGTAAAGAATCCCGAAGAGATGAAGCGGTTTTTCGCGCTCGTCGCCGAAGCCGATCTGTTCATCGAGAATTATCGTCCGGGCGTGCCGAAGCGGCTCGGTCTCGGCTACGAGGATTTGCGCAAGCACAATCCGCGTCTGGTTTATTGCTCGATCTCCGGTTACGGCCAGACAGGCCCTTACTCCGAGAAGGGGGCGTTCGATGTCACCGTGCAGGCGATCAGCGGTGTGATGAGCGTCACGGGTGAGGAGTCGGGGCCTCCGGTGAAGTGCGGCGTCCCGGTCGGCGATTTCGGCGCCGGCCTTTACGGCGCGTTTACATCGCTCGCGGCGATCATGAATGCGCGCAAGACCGGGCAGGGCGCTTACATCGATTGTTCGATGCTTGGCAGTCTGCTTGGAATGGCCGCGCTGCAAACCAGCGAGTTTTTCGGCACCAACAAACCACCCAAGCGTCTTGGCTCGGAGCATCCGCGCAACGCGCCCTATCAGGGGTTCGATGCCAAGGATCGCCCTTTCACAGTGGCCGCGGGCAACGACAAGCTGTGGCGTGATTTCTGCGCTGTCGTCGGCCTGCCGGACCTGCCGGACGATCCGCGCTTCACGACGCAGTTCGATCGCGCGCGCAACCAGAAGGAGTTGGCCGAGATCGTGAAGCCGATTTTCCTGACCAAAAATGCCGCGGAGTGGATCTCTGCGCTCGATGCCAAGGGAATTCCCTGCGCCATCGTGCTCGATTATCGCGAGATACTGTCCAACGAACAGATCATGCATATGGGGCTCGTGCGCGACATGAAGTTGTCGAATGGCGCGACCACGAAGACGGTCGGTTTTCCGATCAACGTATCCGGCTTTACGTTCGATATCGAACGGCCGCCGCCGCAACTCGGCGCGCATAACGATGAGGTATTTGCAGAATGGACCAGCGCAAAGAATTCGTAA
- a CDS encoding ABC transporter permease, whose protein sequence is MSDVSLTMRTLTAPVRPEFVRDAAAAERAPVVLEKPLSLFVRLYNQTWLRKIVILIFLALAWEIYGRYLNNNLLFPTFSETMSAFFTNIGNGILPARAWSSIKVLLMGYACGITLAAVLTGLAITTRIGTDFLETLTSMFNPLPAIALLPLALIWFGLGNGSLVFVLVHSVTWAIALNTHSGFLSVSRTLKMVGRNYGLGGLSYIRKILIPAAFPSILTGLKIGWAFAWRTLIAAELVFGVSSGSGGLGWFIFENKNSLDIPTVFAGLLTVIIIGLVVENVIFRAIEANTVDRWGMQS, encoded by the coding sequence ATGTCTGATGTATCGCTGACGATGAGAACGCTCACAGCCCCGGTCCGCCCGGAATTCGTGCGTGACGCCGCTGCGGCCGAACGTGCGCCTGTGGTGCTGGAAAAGCCGTTGTCCCTGTTTGTGCGGCTCTACAACCAGACCTGGCTGCGCAAGATCGTCATTCTGATTTTCCTTGCGCTGGCGTGGGAAATCTATGGCCGCTACCTGAACAACAACCTGTTGTTCCCGACGTTCAGTGAGACCATGAGCGCGTTTTTCACCAATATCGGCAACGGCATTCTGCCGGCGCGCGCCTGGTCGTCTATCAAGGTGCTGCTGATGGGCTATGCCTGCGGCATTACGCTTGCGGCTGTCCTGACGGGATTGGCGATCACGACGCGGATCGGCACCGACTTCCTCGAAACCCTGACGTCGATGTTCAACCCGCTGCCCGCCATCGCGCTGTTGCCGCTGGCGCTCATCTGGTTCGGTCTCGGCAATGGTTCGCTGGTGTTCGTGCTGGTGCATTCGGTGACATGGGCGATCGCGCTGAACACGCACTCCGGATTCTTGTCCGTTAGCCGCACCTTGAAAATGGTCGGTCGCAATTACGGACTCGGCGGGCTCAGCTACATCCGTAAAATTCTCATTCCGGCGGCGTTCCCGAGCATCCTCACCGGTCTGAAGATCGGCTGGGCGTTCGCATGGCGCACGCTGATCGCGGCCGAACTGGTGTTTGGCGTGTCATCCGGCTCCGGTGGGCTTGGCTGGTTCATCTTCGAAAACAAGAACAGTCTCGACATCCCGACGGTGTTCGCCGGTCTGTTGACCGTCATCATCATTGGTCTTGTGGTCGAGAACGTGATCTTCCGGGCGATCGAGGCCAATACGGTCGATCGTTGGGGCATGCAGTCCTGA
- a CDS encoding CoA-transferase subunit beta: MSVTYSPADMMAVSMARLIHDGEVVFVGVNSPLPLTAATLARRHNAPNCTFVSVGGGINPTVDKIMAATSTADLGRGSASIFDNQEIYGMNGRGGFDLTFLGMAQVDARGRVNSSFIGDRDKPKVRFPGGGGGPAILPMSKRAVLWRAGHSPKIFVEEVQFTTSDGNIDRIVTPLCIFRKEDGRLVLDSIHPGVTRAELAEKTGFKIPNLDDAPVTPEPTAEELAIIREIDPDNVRRVEFGLQ, encoded by the coding sequence ATGAGCGTAACTTACAGCCCGGCCGACATGATGGCCGTGTCGATGGCGCGGCTTATCCATGATGGCGAAGTTGTTTTCGTCGGCGTCAACTCGCCGCTGCCGCTCACGGCCGCGACATTAGCGCGCCGTCACAACGCGCCGAATTGCACGTTCGTCAGCGTCGGTGGCGGGATCAATCCGACGGTCGACAAGATCATGGCGGCAACGAGTACGGCCGATCTCGGCCGCGGCTCGGCCTCGATTTTCGACAATCAGGAAATCTACGGGATGAATGGTCGTGGCGGATTCGACCTGACCTTTCTCGGCATGGCGCAGGTCGATGCAAGAGGCCGGGTGAATTCCAGCTTCATCGGTGATCGCGACAAGCCCAAGGTACGTTTCCCCGGCGGCGGCGGCGGCCCGGCGATCCTGCCGATGTCCAAGCGCGCGGTGTTGTGGCGCGCGGGGCATTCGCCGAAGATCTTTGTCGAGGAAGTTCAGTTCACCACCTCCGACGGAAATATCGACCGGATCGTGACGCCGCTGTGCATCTTCCGGAAAGAAGACGGGCGTCTTGTGCTGGACAGCATTCACCCCGGTGTGACGCGCGCGGAGCTTGCGGAGAAGACAGGGTTCAAGATTCCAAATCTCGACGATGCGCCGGTAACGCCGGAGCCGACAGCCGAGGAGCTTGCGATTATTCGGGAGATCGATCCGGATAACGTCAGAAGAGTGGAATTCGGTTTGCAGTAA
- a CDS encoding ABC transporter ATP-binding protein produces MHAHLDVRHLRKSYGTFTALDGVSFTAAPGEIVALLGPSGCGKTTLLNLIAGFLTPDAGSVIVGGRDIVNVAPHKRDMAMVFQNYALFPHMSVERNVAFGLKMRSVASGEVAKRVQEALDLVQLGDLGKRYPKELSGGQQQRVALARALVVRPSVLLLDEPLSNLDALLRKRMREEMRQILKAANITTVVVTHDQEEALVSADSIVLLASGRVEQRSTPNELYERPSTIFSARFMDVTNFLDGTVIGHEQGHAVIDTAFGKLRAEVDSCTIGAKVTVAVRPENIAKGEEAGENCVTGEVISSSYHGPVRRVEIEANGARLIADIPVKRCLSKVGDTMSVSWPADDTRLLPGQGHAVPDGKNLEDLLQ; encoded by the coding sequence ATGCACGCGCACCTCGACGTCCGCCATTTGCGAAAGTCCTACGGGACTTTCACGGCGCTCGATGGCGTGTCGTTTACGGCGGCACCCGGAGAGATCGTGGCTCTGCTCGGTCCATCCGGTTGCGGCAAGACGACGCTCCTTAACCTCATCGCGGGGTTTCTGACCCCCGATGCAGGCTCCGTCATCGTTGGTGGACGTGACATCGTCAACGTGGCCCCGCACAAGCGGGACATGGCGATGGTGTTCCAGAATTATGCGTTGTTTCCGCACATGAGCGTCGAACGCAACGTCGCGTTTGGCCTCAAGATGCGGAGCGTCGCATCCGGCGAGGTGGCCAAGCGCGTGCAGGAAGCGCTCGATCTCGTGCAACTCGGCGATCTCGGCAAGCGTTATCCGAAGGAGCTGTCGGGCGGGCAACAGCAACGCGTTGCACTCGCGCGCGCGCTGGTGGTCCGTCCGTCCGTTCTTCTGCTGGACGAGCCATTGTCGAATCTCGACGCGCTGCTGCGCAAGCGGATGCGTGAGGAAATGCGGCAGATCCTCAAGGCGGCGAATATCACGACCGTCGTTGTGACGCACGATCAGGAAGAGGCGCTGGTGTCTGCCGACAGCATCGTTCTGCTGGCGTCGGGGCGGGTCGAACAGCGATCGACGCCGAATGAATTGTATGAGCGGCCCAGCACCATCTTCAGCGCCCGTTTCATGGACGTGACCAATTTCCTCGACGGCACCGTGATCGGCCATGAACAGGGCCATGCGGTGATCGATACCGCCTTTGGCAAGCTGCGGGCTGAGGTCGATAGCTGCACAATTGGCGCAAAGGTGACGGTGGCTGTGCGGCCCGAGAACATCGCCAAGGGCGAGGAGGCGGGCGAAAACTGTGTCACCGGAGAGGTGATTTCCAGCAGCTATCACGGGCCGGTGCGGCGGGTGGAGATCGAGGCCAATGGCGCCCGGTTGATTGCCGATATTCCGGTGAAGCGCTGCCTGAGCAAGGTCGGAGACACGATGTCCGTGTCATGGCCTGCCGATGATACACGGTTGCTGCCGGGGCAAGGGCATGCTGTGCCCGACGGCAAGAATCTCGAGGATCTGCTGCAATGA